The sequence TTGTACGCGGAGAGAGACAGCGTGAAGATGCGGACCATTCTTTACCTGCTCTTCATGCACTGCGGGTTCTTTCTCGATGTCTGCTACCGGATCGCCAATGCGCTATCGATGAGGTACCGAAACGCTTATCTGGGAGAACTTTTGCCAAAGATCATCATGCAGTTTGCCCGTATCATCACGTCCTCATCGATCAGCCATAAAGCAAAGATAGGGAGACGGTTCGTAATCGCTTACGGAATGAATATAGTGATAGGCGAATACGTTGAGATAGGAGACGATGTGATCGTATTCAATGGAACTTCATTCGGGTCCACTATACCGGGACGAGCGGAAGTCAAACAGCCGACCATAGGGGACCGCGTATTGATCGGGGCCGGCGCAAAGGTTCTTGGAGGAATCCGTATAGGAAACGACGTGCGCGTCGGGGCCAATTCTGTGGTTCTTCAGTCCTGTCCCGACAATGTCACGATAGCCGGTATTCCCGCAAAGATCGTAAAAGGTCCGGAGAAAGATTCCCGGTAGCAAACGTGCTTTGACATAGCGATGCTCAAACCCCTTACGATAATTCTTGTCTTCTTCTCTATCGCCCAGCCTGGGGTCATAGTACCTGCCCTGGAAGAATACCGGATATTCTTTCTGCTCAGTCTCTTTGCCCTCATTCTCTATATAGTGAAACCTAAGGAAGGCAGACTTCGGGTCCATCTCCCTCAAAACAAATATATTTATGGAATGGTCATCGCCTACACTTTCTCTGAGGCGCAGTATTTCTGGTTAAGCGGTACTATTGACGTATTTTCGTTCTGGCTGAAAAAGATTCTTCTATTCTTTCTTGTCATCCACATTATTGAAACGGAACGCGATCTGAAGAGGATCCTCTGGACCATACTGCTTGCCGCCTGTGTACTCATAGTGATGGGATGGGAAATGTACTGGTATGAACCGAACTTATTGGCCAATGCCGGAAGATTGCAGTCAATCGGCAACTATAACCTGTCAAACAGCTTCGCTCTCCTTCTGGCAGTAGTCTTTCCTTTGGCGTTTTGCCTTATGGAAGTGGAGGATAGCCTTTTGAAGAAGCTATTCTTGATGGTTTTTATGCTGGTAGTTGTCATCTCCTGTGTTTACACAAAGTCCCGCGGAGGGGCGCTGGGAACCATGGCCGGAGTCGTGCTGAGCATTCTGTTCAGTCGAAAATATTTCACCAGCAAGCCGATCAAGATAACGCTCTCCGCCACAGTCGTCATGGTGTTTATCGTATTTGGCGTCAAGCTTATACTATCAAGGGCCGATGCGACCACGTTTTTTGGAACGGAAGAACAATCCGCGGGCGACCGGCTCATGGCCTGGACCGCAGCCA is a genomic window of Syntrophorhabdaceae bacterium containing:
- a CDS encoding DapH/DapD/GlmU-related protein, with amino-acid sequence MSNDKKARLRDIIYEEGRLYAERDSVKMRTILYLLFMHCGFFLDVCYRIANALSMRYRNAYLGELLPKIIMQFARIITSSSISHKAKIGRRFVIAYGMNIVIGEYVEIGDDVIVFNGTSFGSTIPGRAEVKQPTIGDRVLIGAGAKVLGGIRIGNDVRVGANSVVLQSCPDNVTIAGIPAKIVKGPEKDSR
- a CDS encoding O-antigen ligase family protein; translated protein: MLKPLTIILVFFSIAQPGVIVPALEEYRIFFLLSLFALILYIVKPKEGRLRVHLPQNKYIYGMVIAYTFSEAQYFWLSGTIDVFSFWLKKILLFFLVIHIIETERDLKRILWTILLAACVLIVMGWEMYWYEPNLLANAGRLQSIGNYNLSNSFALLLAVVFPLAFCLMEVEDSLLKKLFLMVFMLVVVISCVYTKSRGGALGTMAGVVLSILFSRKYFTSKPIKITLSATVVMVFIVFGVKLILSRADATTFFGTEEQSAGDRLMAWTAAIRMFIDHPIFGVGWAKFPEYAFAYGMDKRLLAHNTFISVLAETGIVGFVCFIGMVFFSFKQVILIRRAWSRIREKQTSYIIANGILISFICFFINTSFSVKDHDPMFWTLLTLIGILSVMRARELTGPESLPKGKAE